The [Actinobacillus] rossii genome contains a region encoding:
- the ihfB gene encoding integration host factor subunit beta gives MTKSELIEVISQRNPSIGVKNVENAVKEILEHMSITMENAERIEIRGFGSFSLHFRQPRIGRNPKTGESVKLDAKCVPHFKAGKDLKERVDSHS, from the coding sequence ATGACAAAATCTGAATTAATTGAAGTAATTAGCCAACGTAATCCATCCATTGGGGTAAAAAATGTAGAAAATGCGGTGAAAGAAATTCTAGAGCATATGTCTATTACTATGGAAAATGCCGAACGAATTGAAATTCGAGGATTTGGTAGCTTTTCGTTACATTTTCGTCAACCCCGCATTGGCCGTAATCCTAAAACAGGTGAGAGCGTTAAATTAGATGCGAAATGCGTACCACATTTTAAAGCGGGTAAAGATTTAAAAGAGCGCGTAGATAGTCACTCATAA
- a CDS encoding tetratricopeptide repeat protein, whose protein sequence is MIELLFLLLPIAAAYGWYMGHRSAKKDQEDISNKLSRDYVTGVNFLLSNQTEKAVDLFLDMLQKQEIENEIEQHSQFEAELTLGNLFRSRGEVDRALRIHQALDRSPNYSFEQKLLAKQQLAKDFMSVGFFDRAENIYILLVDEPDFAEGALQQLAVIYQKTKEWKKAINVAEKLARIVPKPDNIELAQFYCEFANTLSADSKEKPLEILRQALVVSPSCVRASMMLGEKLIEQKDYQSAVKILENILNQNPDFVGEMLPLLKESYEALNQLDNFELFLIRASQETRNASIDLALADLIEQQDSRANAQSKIYQKIGQNPNMFLFHRFIQYQVDDAEEGRAKDSLVLLHKMVGEHIRQGFDYRCTNCGYQSHKLMWCCPSCRQWEKIKPIRGIENQI, encoded by the coding sequence ATGATTGAATTGCTCTTCCTGTTATTACCAATCGCTGCTGCTTACGGTTGGTATATGGGACATCGTAGTGCCAAAAAAGATCAGGAAGATATCAGTAATAAGCTCTCTCGTGATTATGTGACGGGGGTTAATTTCTTATTATCGAACCAAACAGAAAAAGCGGTAGATTTGTTTTTGGATATGCTCCAAAAGCAAGAAATAGAAAATGAAATTGAACAACATTCTCAGTTTGAAGCTGAGCTGACACTAGGAAACTTATTTCGCTCACGCGGTGAAGTCGATCGCGCTTTGCGCATCCACCAAGCATTAGATCGCAGTCCTAACTATTCATTTGAGCAGAAATTATTGGCAAAACAACAGCTTGCCAAAGATTTTATGTCTGTCGGTTTTTTTGATCGTGCTGAAAATATTTACATTTTGTTAGTAGATGAACCTGATTTTGCTGAAGGTGCGTTACAACAGTTAGCCGTGATTTATCAAAAAACAAAAGAATGGAAAAAAGCCATTAATGTGGCGGAGAAACTCGCTAGAATTGTACCTAAGCCAGATAATATTGAATTAGCACAATTTTATTGCGAATTTGCAAATACATTATCCGCTGACAGTAAAGAAAAGCCACTTGAAATTTTGCGTCAGGCATTAGTCGTTTCGCCAAGTTGTGTGCGAGCATCTATGATGTTAGGAGAGAAGCTGATTGAGCAAAAAGACTATCAAAGTGCGGTCAAAATTTTAGAAAATATTTTAAATCAAAACCCTGATTTTGTGGGGGAAATGCTACCACTACTGAAAGAAAGCTACGAAGCGCTTAATCAACTTGATAATTTTGAATTATTTTTAATTCGAGCAAGTCAGGAAACGAGAAATGCGAGCATTGATTTAGCTTTAGCTGATTTGATTGAGCAACAAGATAGTCGCGCAAATGCTCAAAGCAAGATTTACCAAAAAATTGGACAAAATCCTAATATGTTCTTATTTCACCGTTTTATTCAGTATCAAGTAGATGATGCGGAAGAGGGGAGAGCCAAAGACAGTCTCGTGTTGTTACATAAAATGGTGGGAGAACATATTCGTCAGGGGTTTGATTATCGCTGTACAAATTGTGGTTATCAAAGCCATAAACTGATGTGGTGTTGTCCATCTTGCCGTCAATGGGAAAAAATTAAACCAATTCGTGGAATTGAAAATCAAATATAA
- the yciS gene encoding 30S ribosomal protein S1, which translates to MFKYIFGFVIVLAIVLVAITIGANNDQVITFNYMFAQSDFKLSTLVAILFGFGLILGWLITGIFYLKIRLKNMALTRQVKRLNQQVNEMTTSLNNKAA; encoded by the coding sequence ATGTTCAAATATATTTTCGGCTTCGTTATTGTTCTTGCGATTGTCTTAGTTGCAATCACTATTGGTGCGAATAATGATCAAGTGATTACTTTTAATTATATGTTTGCGCAAAGTGATTTCAAACTTTCAACATTAGTTGCTATTTTGTTTGGTTTTGGTCTCATTTTAGGTTGGTTAATTACAGGGATTTTTTATCTTAAAATTAGACTTAAAAATATGGCGCTGACACGTCAAGTGAAACGCTTAAATCAGCAAGTTAATGAGATGACAACAAGTCTTAATAATAAGGCTGCGTAA